A genome region from Schistocerca nitens isolate TAMUIC-IGC-003100 chromosome 4, iqSchNite1.1, whole genome shotgun sequence includes the following:
- the LOC126253710 gene encoding uncharacterized protein LOC126253710 — translation MSSLFYWYCFDSAVTRRVLKYRRTRRLWIHPINSDRHLGEFFSLHEELKNYPEKFYSYYRMNHNTFQYVLQNIQDKISKQNTNFRRSITAEEKLCITIRYLSTGISFHALASSFRLGVSTVSVLVKDVCMAIWESLAPIHLPTPTVSRFKEIASEMHTRWGFPNCVGCIDGKHIRVQCPKLSGSMFYNYKQYYSIVLQAVADANYKFIAVDVGAYGKQSDAGVFKESMLYKKLTNGELLLPPPTRLEGMCQELPYVILGDEAYPLLENLMRPFPRRNLDNEKILYNDMHSRARKVVECAFGIMTNKWRLLRKEIETSVDVADHKVKCICLLHNIVIDREGCNVEAEKFCNNADMQTAGATFNRNSTLRSKTVRNTFVEYFVKNAT, via the exons atgtcttcactcttttattggtattgttttgactctgcagttactcgtcgagttttgaagtacagaagaactaggaggttatggattcatcccataaatagcgacagacatttaggagagtttttttctttacatgaagaacttaaaaactatcctgaaaaattttattcatattacagaatgaatcataatacatttcagtatgtgctgcagaacattcaagacaaaatttcgaaacagaacacaaattttcgcagaagtataacagcagaagaaaaattgtgtataacgataag gtatctgtccactggcatctcctttcatgcactagcatcgtcattccgattaggagtgtccaccgtatcagtgttggtgaaagacgtttgtatggccatatgggagtcacttgcccccattcatttaccaacgccaactgtttctcgatttaaagaaattgccagtgaaatgcatacgagatggggatttccaaactgtgttggatgtatagacgggaagcacatacgtgtccaatgtcctaaactttctggcagcatgttttacaattacaaacagtattattcgattgtactccaagcagttgctgatgcaaattacaaatttatagctgtggatgttggtgcctacggtaaacagtctgatgcaggcgtgtttaaagaaagtatgttatataagaaacttacaaatggggagctgttattaccgccaccaacaagacttgaaggaatgtgtcaggaactaccgtacgtcattttgggagatgaagcttaccccttattagagaatttgatgagaccttttcctcgcagaaatttggacaacgagaagattctatacaatgatatgcattccagagcaagaaaagttgttgaatgtgcattTGGTATAATGACCAATAAATGGAGACTACTGAGGAAGGAAATTGAAACATCCGTTGACGTAGCTGATCACAAAGTCAAGTGCATTTGTctacttcataatattgtcattgacagagaaggatgcaatgttgaagctgaaaagttttgtaacaatgctgatatgcagacagctggtgccacattcaacagaaattccacattacgttcgaaaactgtcaggaacacttttgttgaatatttcgttaaaaatgcaacttaa